From the genome of Papaver somniferum cultivar HN1 chromosome 2, ASM357369v1, whole genome shotgun sequence, one region includes:
- the LOC113349655 gene encoding uncharacterized protein LOC113349655, which translates to MADSDSSTPTPPLTTPLSSKKENTVPIGSKIAELTESRAELLTRIQGLKQDLQSWRSKLDTQVKTYRDELSDLKKSLNVEVDQLKTEFQDLRTTLQQQQDDVTASLKNLGLHEISQDTKETANSAEIEKKSDEVQPPSSEEHSSKEIQPPVSK; encoded by the exons ATGGCCGATTCAGATTCTTCTACTCCAACTCCTCCACTCACCACTCCTCTTTCCTCT AAGAAAGAGAATACGGTACCTATTGGGAGTAAAATCGCA GAACTTACTGAATCTAGGGCAGAGCTTTTGACTAGGATTCAAGGGTTAAAACAG GATTTGCAGAGTTGGAGATCCAAGCTAGatactcaagtaaaaacttaccGAGAT GAACTTTCTGATCTGAAAAAATCTCTTAATGTGGAAGTGGATCAACTAAAAACA GAGTTTCAAGATCTCAGAACtactcttcaacaacaacaagatgATGTTACAGCAAGTCTAAAGAACCTGGGG CTACACGAAATATCTCAAGATACCAAAGAAACCGCAAATTCCGCTGAGATTGAAAAGAAGAGTGATGAAGTTCAGCCTCCATCATCAGAGGAGCACAGCAGCAAGGAAATTCAACCACCAGTATCAAAATGA